The following proteins are co-located in the Sporolituus thermophilus DSM 23256 genome:
- a CDS encoding ATP synthase subunit I produces MREYAIEARRTLLQIAALALSAIGCALLAGRADWARGLAFGSVVSAIYFCLLCYRVRRSAEMPAAKAVAYMRSGWLVRLVFISLALVLALKLTTVNFLAAVTGLFSLHIVIFLNAAVLVAKEMLSSNRQYARKG; encoded by the coding sequence ATGCGGGAATACGCCATTGAAGCAAGACGCACGCTGCTGCAAATCGCCGCCCTGGCGCTTTCGGCCATCGGCTGCGCCCTGTTGGCCGGACGCGCCGATTGGGCCCGCGGTTTGGCCTTCGGGTCAGTGGTGAGCGCTATTTATTTTTGCCTGCTGTGCTACCGGGTGCGCCGCAGCGCGGAAATGCCGGCGGCCAAAGCGGTGGCTTACATGCGGTCAGGCTGGCTGGTGCGCCTGGTGTTTATTTCCCTGGCGCTTGTTCTGGCTCTCAAGCTGACAACCGTCAACTTCTTAGCGGCTGTGACGGGATTATTTTCCCTTCATATAGTCATCTTTTTGAATGCCGCCGTTCTGGTAGCTAAAGAGATGCTTAGCAGCAACCGACAATACGCAAGAAAGGGGTGA
- the atpB gene encoding F0F1 ATP synthase subunit A has protein sequence MGHGGGHEIGGHKVAYFAGLAFNMDTLYMTWLTMAIVIILAVLATRRLSLVPSGWQNALEMVILALLEQIEAAMGPKGKKLAPLLITLFLFLLVANELGLVPGFTSPTNDLNTTLGLALLVIAVVHVAGAANKGLFNYLKHFLEPNVLFLPINIIEEVSKPVTLSFRLFGNILAGEILIIILGILVPYVIPTAWLAFSVFVGIVQAFIFTILSMSYISNALKDDHH, from the coding sequence ATGGGACATGGTGGAGGGCATGAAATTGGCGGTCACAAAGTCGCTTATTTTGCCGGTCTGGCGTTCAATATGGATACGCTGTATATGACCTGGCTGACAATGGCCATTGTCATCATCCTGGCCGTTCTGGCCACGCGGCGCTTAAGCCTGGTGCCCAGCGGCTGGCAGAACGCGCTGGAAATGGTGATATTGGCCCTTTTAGAGCAAATTGAGGCCGCCATGGGACCGAAAGGCAAGAAATTGGCGCCGCTGCTCATCACGCTATTCCTCTTTTTACTGGTAGCGAACGAGCTGGGGCTTGTACCCGGTTTCACGTCGCCGACTAACGACCTCAACACCACCCTGGGGTTGGCGCTGTTGGTCATCGCTGTCGTTCATGTCGCCGGAGCTGCTAACAAAGGACTTTTCAATTATCTCAAGCACTTTCTGGAGCCGAACGTGCTGTTTTTGCCGATCAACATCATCGAAGAGGTGTCCAAGCCTGTAACGCTTTCTTTCCGTTTATTCGGCAATATCCTCGCCGGGGAAATTCTGATAATCATTCTGGGGATTTTAGTACCGTATGTCATCCCCACGGCTTGGTTGGCATTCAGCGTTTTCGTCGGCATTGTCCAGGCGTTTATCTTTACCATCCTGTCGATGTCGTACATTTCCAATGCGTTAAAAGACGACCACCATTAA
- the atpF gene encoding F0F1 ATP synthase subunit B — MVELNATLIAQIINFLILVAILTKVAYKPLMQALADRQARIADSIAAADRERAAAEELRREYQQQLTEARTQAQAIVEKAMKLAEQTKEQILEEARAEHARLLKEAQAEIARERERALAQMKNEVVSLSLAAATKIIGQNLDEKANAKLVEDFIDKLDRQKIGGMPC; from the coding sequence TTGGTTGAACTCAACGCGACACTAATCGCGCAAATTATAAATTTTCTTATTCTGGTGGCCATCCTGACCAAGGTGGCCTATAAACCGCTTATGCAGGCTCTGGCCGACCGGCAGGCCCGCATTGCCGACAGCATTGCGGCGGCCGACCGGGAACGGGCGGCGGCGGAAGAGCTTCGCCGCGAGTACCAGCAGCAGCTCACTGAGGCCCGTACTCAGGCGCAGGCCATTGTCGAAAAAGCAATGAAACTGGCGGAGCAGACCAAAGAGCAAATTTTGGAAGAGGCCCGGGCCGAACATGCCCGGTTGCTCAAGGAAGCGCAGGCCGAGATTGCCCGTGAGCGCGAGCGCGCCCTTGCGCAGATGAAAAACGAAGTGGTGTCTCTGTCGCTGGCCGCCGCTACCAAAATTATCGGCCAAAACCTGGATGAAAAAGCCAACGCCAAGCTGGTGGAAGATTTTATCGACAAGCTTGACCGGCAAAAAATAGGTGGTATGCCATGCTAA
- a CDS encoding anion permease translates to MVTMTAAAVLVVHYLFASLVGYVASFAPLAYSVIAATDVPRYPAVFLVLFLMVVSSTLTHYGNGVGPILFAKGYNDKKSWWSIGLLVTALHTVIYLTIGLVYWKFIGLWY, encoded by the coding sequence ATGGTTACAATGACGGCTGCCGCAGTCTTGGTAGTCCATTATTTATTTGCCTCGCTCGTCGGTTATGTCGCTTCGTTCGCCCCGCTGGCCTACTCGGTGATTGCCGCTACTGACGTGCCCCGTTATCCGGCGGTGTTTTTGGTCCTTTTCCTTATGGTTGTTTCCTCCACGCTTACCCATTATGGCAACGGCGTTGGCCCCATTTTGTTTGCCAAGGGTTATAACGATAAAAAGTCGTGGTGGAGCATTGGTTTGCTTGTAACCGCACTGCATACCGTGATCTATTTAACAATTGGTCTGGTTTACTGGAAATTTATTGGACTGTGGTATTAA
- the atpE gene encoding F0F1 ATP synthase subunit C — MEHAIIVAASVIAAALAIGLAAFGAAMGDGQVTAKAIEGMARQPEAKGTILVNMLISVGLIESIPIIAAVIAIVLVFANPFIK; from the coding sequence GTGGAACACGCCATCATTGTTGCTGCCTCTGTAATTGCCGCTGCGCTGGCCATCGGTCTGGCCGCTTTTGGCGCGGCCATGGGTGACGGCCAGGTAACGGCCAAGGCAATCGAGGGCATGGCACGACAACCGGAAGCCAAGGGTACGATTCTGGTCAACATGCTCATTTCCGTGGGCTTGATCGAGTCTATTCCCATTATTGCCGCCGTTATCGCCATCGTGCTGGTCTTTGCCAATCCGTTTATCAAGTAA
- a CDS encoding glycosyltransferase family 4 protein: protein MQTYVVAFTVALVVAYFVTPHVKELAIKAGALDAPDARKVHTHPIPRMGGLAIYLGFVLAVLASMHINREIMGLLMGGTVILVVGIIDDLKQLPARVKLLGQIVAAMVLLLFNVRIEWLTNPFGDMIYLDYFSIPLTILWVVGLTNTVNLIDGLDGLAAGVSTIASITILLVALQQNFWTVAILTAALAGSALGFLHHNFNPAKIFMGDTGSMFLGYMLAAVSILGTVKSAATIALVVPIVALGLPIMDTAFAIIRRYSSGQPIFKPDKGHLHHRLLAMGLTQRQAVLLMYVISGCLGLSAIALTEVNKVIGMLIIVVLLAVAFFGAKKIGVLKDVDSVKSH, encoded by the coding sequence GTGCAGACATACGTTGTGGCCTTTACCGTAGCCTTGGTTGTAGCTTATTTTGTGACGCCGCATGTAAAAGAACTGGCAATAAAGGCGGGAGCGCTCGACGCGCCCGATGCCCGTAAGGTGCATACCCATCCCATTCCGCGTATGGGCGGACTGGCCATTTATCTCGGGTTTGTCCTGGCGGTGCTGGCCAGCATGCATATTAACCGGGAAATCATGGGCCTCTTGATGGGCGGTACGGTGATTTTGGTTGTCGGGATTATCGATGACCTTAAGCAATTGCCGGCGCGGGTGAAACTGCTGGGGCAGATTGTGGCCGCGATGGTGCTGCTTTTGTTCAACGTGCGCATCGAATGGTTGACCAACCCCTTCGGCGACATGATTTATCTCGATTATTTCTCCATCCCGCTTACCATTTTATGGGTGGTCGGGCTGACTAATACCGTAAACCTGATTGACGGGTTAGATGGGTTGGCGGCAGGCGTTTCGACCATTGCCTCCATCACCATCCTGCTTGTAGCCCTGCAGCAGAATTTCTGGACGGTAGCGATTTTGACCGCCGCCCTGGCCGGCAGTGCGCTCGGCTTTCTCCATCATAACTTTAACCCGGCGAAAATTTTCATGGGCGATACGGGCAGCATGTTTCTCGGCTATATGCTGGCGGCCGTGTCGATTCTCGGCACGGTGAAGAGCGCGGCCACCATTGCGCTGGTTGTGCCCATTGTCGCGCTGGGACTGCCGATTATGGACACCGCTTTCGCCATTATTCGCCGTTATTCCAGCGGACAACCAATCTTTAAGCCGGACAAAGGGCACTTGCACCATCGACTTCTGGCCATGGGCTTAACCCAGCGGCAGGCGGTGCTCTTGATGTATGTGATCAGCGGCTGCCTGGGACTAAGCGCCATCGCGCTTACGGAAGTGAACAAGGTCATAGGCATGCTCATCATTGTGGTGCTGCTGGCGGTGGCGTTCTTTGGTGCAAAGAAAATCGGCGTCTTAAAAGACGTAGACTCGGTAAAAAGCCATTAG
- a CDS encoding AtpZ/AtpI family protein: MEDDDKRQLFSALGLAGTIGLHMAVSVAVGLFGGRMVDNWLATYPWATVAGIVLGMISGLWSTYKRIVGK; the protein is encoded by the coding sequence ATGGAGGACGACGACAAGCGCCAGCTATTTTCCGCCTTGGGACTGGCCGGAACCATTGGCCTACACATGGCTGTATCGGTGGCGGTAGGCCTTTTCGGGGGACGGATGGTGGACAACTGGCTCGCTACCTACCCGTGGGCCACTGTGGCTGGCATCGTCCTTGGCATGATTTCCGGCCTGTGGAGTACATATAAACGGATTGTGGGAAAGTAG
- a CDS encoding F0F1 ATP synthase subunit delta, with amino-acid sequence MLKSQLALKYAQAIFELAQEKGMLDEVEKQLTLVESTISGHDDLATLFYHPRVPAEAKKEIIRQVFASELTEYVRNFLLLLVDKRRETALRAIVHEFIQLANQARNIVEAQVTTARPLSPEQKQALAAKLSAVTGRNVVLKTAVDDSILGGVVVKIGDKLIDGSVARQLTSLKAALLSTELTKIGVTD; translated from the coding sequence ATGCTAAAGAGCCAGTTGGCGCTGAAATACGCCCAGGCCATTTTTGAACTGGCCCAGGAAAAAGGCATGCTGGACGAGGTGGAAAAACAGCTCACCCTGGTAGAAAGCACAATTTCCGGCCATGACGACCTGGCCACCCTGTTTTATCACCCGCGCGTGCCGGCGGAAGCGAAAAAGGAAATCATTCGCCAAGTTTTTGCGAGCGAGCTGACCGAATATGTCCGCAACTTTCTCCTGCTGCTTGTTGACAAGCGCCGGGAGACGGCCTTGCGCGCCATTGTCCACGAATTTATCCAGTTAGCCAATCAGGCCCGTAATATCGTTGAAGCCCAGGTCACGACCGCCAGGCCCCTCAGCCCTGAGCAAAAGCAGGCGCTGGCGGCCAAACTCAGCGCCGTGACCGGCCGCAATGTGGTCCTTAAAACCGCTGTGGACGACTCCATCCTCGGCGGTGTTGTCGTAAAAATTGGCGACAAGCTGATCGACGGCAGCGTGGCGCGTCAGCTCACTTCGCTGAAGGCGGCGCTGCTTAGCACTGAACTGACTAAGATTGGGGTGACAGACTAG
- the wecB gene encoding non-hydrolyzing UDP-N-acetylglucosamine 2-epimerase yields the protein MSPIKVMTVFGTRPEAIKMAPVVLELGKYPELITPVVAVTAQHREMLDQVLHLFRIQPHYDLDIMSQGQTLFDITCRAMQGLNEVLMREKPDIVLVHGDTTTTFAGALAAFYHQTAVGHVEAGLRTCHKYSPFPEEMNRKLTGALTDLHFAPTATARNNLLREGVDADAIFVTGNTVIDALMATVAKTYRFTDADLAKIGEAGRRVILVTTHRRENLGEPMRQVYQALRDIVARYDDVEVVFPVHKNPLVRQVVNAELGGVDRVTLIDPLDYQPFANLIARSHLVLTDSGGIQEEAPSLGKPVLVLRDTTERPEAIAAGTVKLIGTDRERVYAETERLLTDSAEYHRMATACNPYGDGKAAGRIVETILWRYGLRSSPPRQFDCPAPGLAAAALTKDK from the coding sequence TTGTCGCCCATCAAAGTCATGACTGTCTTTGGCACCCGGCCCGAGGCCATCAAAATGGCACCGGTGGTGCTCGAGCTTGGTAAATATCCTGAGCTGATTACGCCGGTGGTGGCCGTTACGGCCCAGCACCGGGAGATGCTTGACCAGGTGCTGCATCTTTTCCGCATTCAGCCTCACTACGATCTGGATATTATGTCCCAGGGGCAGACGCTGTTTGATATTACCTGCCGGGCTATGCAGGGGCTCAATGAAGTGCTGATGCGGGAAAAGCCGGACATCGTTTTGGTTCACGGCGATACGACCACGACTTTTGCCGGTGCCCTGGCCGCCTTTTACCATCAGACGGCGGTAGGCCACGTCGAGGCCGGCCTCAGGACCTGCCATAAATATTCGCCCTTTCCGGAGGAAATGAACCGCAAATTGACGGGGGCGCTCACCGACCTTCACTTTGCTCCGACGGCCACGGCGCGGAACAACCTGCTGCGCGAAGGCGTGGACGCCGACGCGATTTTCGTAACCGGCAACACGGTCATCGACGCCCTGATGGCTACGGTGGCCAAAACGTACCGCTTTACCGATGCGGACTTGGCCAAAATCGGCGAAGCCGGCCGGCGGGTGATTTTGGTTACGACTCACCGCCGGGAAAACCTGGGCGAGCCTATGCGGCAGGTGTACCAGGCCCTGCGCGATATCGTGGCCCGCTATGACGACGTGGAAGTTGTCTTCCCGGTCCATAAAAATCCCTTGGTGCGGCAGGTAGTGAACGCCGAGCTGGGCGGCGTCGACCGCGTCACCCTCATTGACCCGCTGGATTATCAGCCCTTTGCCAACCTCATTGCCCGTTCGCACCTGGTTCTCACCGATTCGGGCGGCATCCAGGAGGAGGCGCCGTCGCTCGGCAAACCGGTCCTGGTGCTGAGAGACACTACCGAACGGCCAGAGGCTATCGCCGCCGGCACCGTCAAGTTGATCGGCACCGACCGCGAGCGGGTATACGCCGAGACGGAACGCCTCTTAACCGATAGCGCCGAATATCATCGTATGGCCACCGCCTGCAACCCCTACGGCGACGGCAAGGCGGCGGGGCGGATTGTTGAGACCATTTTGTGGCGGTACGGCTTACGCAGCAGCCCGCCCCGGCAGTTTGACTGCCCCGCGCCGGGGTTGGCCGCGGCCGCGCTGACCAAGGATAAGTAA
- a CDS encoding anion permease, with the protein MLNNRLVRLLIPVALAGIFFLTPAPVGLKPAAWKLFGIFIATIVGLVVQSLPEAA; encoded by the coding sequence ATGCTTAACAATCGTTTAGTAAGGCTGCTTATTCCTGTTGCGCTGGCCGGCATTTTCTTCCTGACGCCGGCCCCGGTTGGTTTAAAGCCGGCCGCGTGGAAACTGTTCGGTATTTTCATCGCCACTATTGTCGGCCTTGTCGTCCAATCACTGCCGGAAGCGGCCTGA